In Fimbriimonadia bacterium, a genomic segment contains:
- a CDS encoding DNA-3-methyladenine glycosylase has protein sequence MPILPRSFYIRDTVVVARDLLGRILVVDSAEGRTAVRIVETEAYLNDDPACHASRGKTKRNATMFERGGCAYVYFTYGMHFALNFVTGPAGVGEAVLIRAGEPLEGIELMRERRGNVHDERLCAGPGNLTRALGLSAADDGESLTGRRIRVLTGEPVPDDMVVTTTRIGISQAKELPWRFYVRDSRYVSRR, from the coding sequence TTGCCCATCCTCCCGCGCTCCTTCTACATACGCGACACGGTGGTAGTGGCGCGCGACTTGTTAGGTCGCATCCTGGTAGTGGACTCGGCCGAGGGTCGGACGGCCGTGCGAATCGTGGAGACCGAGGCGTACCTGAACGATGACCCGGCATGTCATGCTTCGCGCGGCAAGACCAAACGCAACGCTACCATGTTCGAGCGGGGAGGATGTGCCTACGTGTACTTTACCTATGGAATGCACTTCGCGCTCAACTTCGTCACGGGGCCGGCAGGCGTAGGAGAAGCGGTCCTGATCCGCGCGGGTGAACCGCTGGAAGGCATAGAGCTGATGCGCGAACGACGCGGGAACGTGCACGATGAGAGGCTTTGTGCAGGGCCGGGGAACCTAACCAGAGCGCTGGGCCTGAGCGCAGCCGACGACGGCGAATCGCTCACGGGGCGACGCATCCGGGTGCTGACAGGCGAGCCGGTGCCGGACGATATGGTAGTGACAACGACACGCATTGGCATCTCGCAGGCCAAGGAACTGCCCTGGCGATTCTATGTTCGCGACAGCCGATACGTATCGCGCCGTTGA